A genomic window from Silene latifolia isolate original U9 population chromosome 11, ASM4854445v1, whole genome shotgun sequence includes:
- the LOC141614709 gene encoding uncharacterized protein LOC141614709, which produces MALTGNEVKVSLKIVVDIKARKVVFAEAKKDFVDFLFYILSLPLSTVVKLLNEKGMMGCLGSLYKSVESLDTEYFEPNHNKHSVLSSKLPVVVPLLSLNDVPSSITFYKCPAHQSATYEPRVDCCTRGMTLQSFNYLKEISRNEGFVKAVVAYMVMDDLEVKPLSITLIKDHVNDFDYFEEMQVQVGVKENDWAFRLTAVKTGLTAVKTDLQSVVVNWAFRVTAVKTAEYTIISEIH; this is translated from the exons ATGGCATTAACCGGGAATGAGGTGAAGGTGAGCTTGAAGATTGTAGTAGACATCAAGGCAAGAAAGGTAGTATTTGCAGAAGCCAAAAAAGATTTTGTCGATTTTCTCTTCTACATATTATCATTACCACTATCAACTGTCGTCAAGCTTCTTAATGAGAAAGGCATGATGGGGTGTCTTGGATCCCTGTACAAAAGTGTTGAGTCGCTTGACACCGAGTATTTTGAGCCAAATCATAACAAACATTCTGTGCTCAGTTCGAAACTGCCTGTTGTCGTTCCCTTGTTATCTCTCAATGATGTTCCTAGTAGTATTACCTTTTACAAATGTCCTGCTCATCAGAGTGCTACTTATGAACCAAGGGTAGATTGTTGTACACGAGGAATGACTCTACAGAGTTTTAATTACCTGAAAGAAATATCAAGAAATGAAGGATTCGTTAAGGCGGTCGTGGCTTATATGGTGATGGATGATTTAGAGGTGAAACCGTTGTCCATTACTCTCATCAAGGACCATGTCAATGATTTCGATTACTTTGAGGAGATGCAAGTCCAAGTTGGTGTCAAGGAG AACGACTGGGCTTTTCGTCTAACTGCAGTAAAAACAGGTCTAACTGCAGTGAAAACAGATTTACAGTCTGTTGTGGTCAACTGGGCTTTTCGTGTAACTGCAGTAAAAACAGCAGAATACACTATCATCTCAGAAATACATTAA